A single Musa acuminata AAA Group cultivar baxijiao chromosome BXJ2-1, Cavendish_Baxijiao_AAA, whole genome shotgun sequence DNA region contains:
- the LOC103996845 gene encoding uncharacterized protein LOC103996845 isoform X1, with protein sequence MARQPREETDSKAQLVREICSTGSMFAACMHRRRPPAFVDWYLVLGVDEEEKVDAIRKRYRQLGRARDLARALCLICVRMLCSSGNDNVFTDFCLLGGDDFVAALQLHPDKNKHPKADVAFKLVSEAYECLSDKAKRNAFNSQRWSNLCKECYRRSRSKEHVHRQRCWQSTGQASSYKVMNNLRQMQKRFREECEVIESCMRANQSYWKESPVFSPYEQLLSSPGYPHSREATLEKPMSSSHWQARDQCGRGAGCESPIYEIRKHNYPRSRSFCFRF encoded by the exons ATGGCGAGGCAACCGAGGGAGGAAACGGACTCCAAAGCACAGCTGGTGAGGGAGATCTGCTCCACCGGATCCATGTTCGCCGCCTGCATGCACCGCCGAAGGCCACCCGCATTCGTCGACTGGTATCTCGTTCTCGGA gtcgatgaggaggagaaggtggaCGCCATCCGCAAGCGCTACCGTCAACTTGGTAGGGCACGAGACTTGGCTCGAGCACTGTGTTTGATTTGTGTCCGCATGCTTTGCTCTTCTGGAAACGATAACGTGTTCACTGACTTTTGTCTCCTCGGTGGCGATGATTTTGTTGCAGCACTGCAGCTTCATCCCGACAAAAATAAGCATCCCAAGGCCGACGTTGCATTCAAGCTTGTGTCAGAG GCATATGAATGTCTTTCTGACAAAGCCAAAAGGAATGCCTTCAATTCCCAGAGGTGGAGCAACTTGTGCAAGGAATGCTACAGGAGATCTCGGAGCAAGGAGCATGTTCACAGGCAGAGATGCTGGCAGTCCACAGGACAAGCAAGTTCATATAAAGTGATGAACAACTTGAGACAGATGCAGAAGAGATTTAGAGAGGAATGTGAAGTGATAGAGAGTTGCATGAGAGCCAACCAATCATACTGGAAAGAGTCCCCAGTCTTCAGTCCATATGAACAACTGCTGTCATCCCCGGGCTATCCTCACTCCAGAGAAGCCACCCTGGAGAAGCCAATGAGCAGCAGCCATTGGCAAGCTCGAGACCAGTGTGGCAGAGGTGCAGGCTGTGAGTCCCCCATTTATGAGATCAGGAAACACAACTATCCAAGGAGTAGGAGCTTCTGCTTTAGGTTCTGA
- the LOC135585424 gene encoding probable xyloglucan 6-xylosyltransferase 1, whose product MWLGRCVGERRVWHLRRALRSAKLTLLCLALTVLVLRGTVGAGRFGTPEQDLNQIRLRLRRPLVETTISSSNSLDDSEEDPPRDPSQPYSLGPKISDWDEQRADWLRRHPERPSFLGPNKPRVLLVTGSSPKPCENPVGDHYLLKSIKNKIDYCRVHGIEIFYNMALLDAEMAGFWAKLPLIRSLLLAHPEVEFLWWMDSDAMFTDMAFELPWERYAPYNLVMHGWNEMVYDDHNWIGLNTGSFLLRNCQWSLDLLDAWAPMGPKGKTRTEAGKVLTAFLKDRPVFEADDQSAMVYLLATRRDQWGDKVYLESAYYLHGYWGILVDRYEEMIENHHPGLGDHRWPLVTHFVGCKPCGKFGDYPVERCLKQMDRAFNFGDNQILQIYGFTHKSLASRRVKRIRNETSNPLDVKDELGLLHPVFKATKVIDAAH is encoded by the coding sequence ATGTGGCTGGGGCGGTGTGTCGGTGAGCGCCGCGTCTGGCATCTCCGGCGGGCGCTCCGCAGCGCCAAGCTCACCCTCCTCTGCCTCGCCCTCACTGTCCTCGTCCTCCGCGGCACCGTCGGCGCCGGCCGGTTCGGCACTCCCGAGCAGGACTTAAACCAGATCCGCCTCCGCCTACGCCGCCCCCTCGTCGAgaccaccatctcctcctccaaTTCTCTGGATGACAGCGAGGAGGACCCCCCTCGCGACCCCTCGCAACCCTACTCGTTGGGCCCCAAGATCTCCGACTGGGACGAGCAGCGCGCCGACTGGCTCCGCCGGCATCCCGAGCGGCCCAGTTTCCTCGGGCCAAACAAGCCCCGGGTGCTCCTGGTGACGGGCTCCTCCCCCAAGCCCTGTGAGAACCCCGTGGGCGACCACTATCTCCTCAAGTCCATCAAGAACAAGATCGACTACTGCCGCGTCCACGGCATTGAGATCTTCTACAACATGGCCCTGCTCGACGCCGAGATGGCTGGATTCTGGGCCAAGCTGCCTCTGATCCGATCCCTTCTGCTCGCTCACCCGGAGGTGGAGTTCTTGTGGTGGATGGACAGCGACGCCATGTTCACCGACATGGCCTTCGAGCTACCCTGGGAGCGCTACGCCCCCTACAACCTGGTCATGCACGGATGGAACGAGATGGTGTACGACGACCACAACTGGATCGGCCTCAACACCGGCAGCTTCCTCCTCCGCAACTGCCAGTGGTCGCTCGACCTCCTCGACGCCTGGGCGCCGATGGGCCCCAAGGGCAAGACCCGCACCGAGGCAGGCAAGGTACTCACCGCCTTCCTCAAGGACCGCCCGGTCTTCGAGGCTGACGACCAATCCGCCATGGTCTACCTCCTCGCGACCCGGCGCGACCAGTGGGGCGACAAGGTTTACCTCGAGAGCGCCTACTACCTCCACGGCTACTGGGGAATCCTCGTCGATCGCTACGAGGAGATGATCGAGAACCACCACCCGGGGCTCGGGGATCACCGATGGCCCCTCGTCACCCACTTCGTTGGCTGCAAGCCCTGCGGGAAGTTTGGGGACTACCCGGTGGAACGGTGCCTAAAGCAGATGGACCGCGCCTTTAACTTTGGGGACAATCAGATCTTGCAGATATACGGGTTCACCCACAAATCACTAGCTAGCCGGAGGGTGAAGAGGATAAGGAACGAGACCAGCAACCCTCTCGATGTGAAGGACGAGCTCGGGTTGCTCCATCCAGTGTTCAAGGCCACCAAGGTCATCGATGCTGCACATTGA
- the LOC135598897 gene encoding uncharacterized protein LOC135598897, with protein MTKEETSAERDDMQIDGRELEHLQVSTIPGGFSADYLKLYYGKLFPHADIYRWLSYGNDGKHPACDHSYFGRREFSFTLENDIYVRFQSFNNAVDMENSIREKCPYKIDIGPVYSVDPAKRHAYAQSGNNVFAPVERELIFDIDMSDYDDVRYCCSGADVCLNCWPLMTISMKVLDTALRDDFGFNHILWVYSGRRGVHCWVCDGRARRLSNEQRAAIADYFRVYKGGENNVKKVNLTGPVLHPFLARSYTDVLKGFFEGKLLASQNLFASIERFQKILEIIPDESIASELLDKWQGNRRSSISKEDVNVVRWEQLKHVLQSGKQKAQGLRRCVEEIIFTYTYPRLDMEVSKHMNHLLKAPFCVHPKTGRVCVPIDPNNCDNFDPTTVPTLSQLLEELNMSGMRSESEDEWERTSLGKSIKIFRSSFLAPLLKSCKEEMESLYNSKVKQSKNALNW; from the exons ATGACTAAAGAAGAAACTTCTGCTGAAAGAGATGACATGCAAATTGATGGACGTGAGTTGGAGCACCTGCAAGTTAGCACAATTCCCGGAGGATTTAGTGCTGACTATCTCAAACTATATTATG GAAAGCTCTTTCCACATGCTGATATTTATAGATGGCTCTCCTATGGAAATG ATGGAAAGCATCCTGCGTGTGACCATTCCTACTTTGGTCGAAGAGAATTTTCATTCACTTTAGAAAATGATATATATGTACGCTTCCAGTCATTTAATAATGCAGTTGACATGGAGAATTCTATCCGGGAGAAGTGTCCTTATAAGATTGATATTGGACCTGTTTACAGTGTGGAT CCTGCAAAAAGGCATGCATATGCACAATCTGGAAATAATGTGTTTGCACCAGTGGAAAGGGAGCTAATTTTTGACATT GACATGTCAGACTATGATGATGTTCGGTATTGTTGCTCTGGGGCTGATGTTTGCTTGAATTGCTGGCCTTTAATGACTATTTCTATGAAGGTTTTAGACACTGCACTTAGAG ATGATTTTGGTTTCAACCACATCTTATGGGTATATAGTGGCCGTCGTGGTGTCCATTGTTGGGTTTGTGATGGCAGAGCAAGAAG GCTTAGCAACGAACAACGGGCAGCAATTGCAGATTATTTCCGTGTCTATAAG GGTGGCGAAAATAATGTGAAGAAAGTAAATTTGACGGGACCAGTTCTTCATCCCTTTCTTGC ACGATCTTATACGGATGTTTTAAAGGGCTTTTTTGAAGGAAAGTTGCTTGCTAGCCAAAACTTATTTGCATCTATAGAGAGATTTCAGAAGATCCTTGAAATCATACCCGACGAAT CTATTGCTTCTGAGCTTCTTGACAAGTGGCAAGGAAATAGAAGATCCTCAATTTCAAAGGAAGACGTCAATGTTGTTCGATGGGAACAGTTAAAGCATGTGTTACAATCAGGAAAGCAgaag GCACAGGGGCTTCGGAGGTGTGTGGAAGAAATTATTTTTACTTATACATATCCTAGGCTTGACATGGAG GTATCAAAACACATGAACCATTTACTAAAGGCGCCCTTCTGTGTACACCCCAAAACAG GGCGTGTATGTGTGCCTATTGATCCCAACAATTGTGATAATTTTGATCCTACAACTGTACCTACTCTTTCTCAG CTTTTAGAAGAGCTTAACATGAGCGGTATGAGATCGGAGTCCGAAGATG AATGGGAAAGAACTTCACTTGGCAAGtccatcaaaattttcagatcatCATTTCTGGCCCCGCTGTTGAAATCTTGTAAG GAGGAGATGGAAAGTTTGTACAATTCCAAAGTCAAGCAATCTAAGAACGCACTGAATTGGTAG
- the LOC103996845 gene encoding uncharacterized protein LOC103996845 isoform X2 — MARQPREETDSKAQLVREICSTGSMFAACMHRRRPPAFVDWYLVLGVDEEEKVDAIRKRYRQLALQLHPDKNKHPKADVAFKLVSEAYECLSDKAKRNAFNSQRWSNLCKECYRRSRSKEHVHRQRCWQSTGQASSYKVMNNLRQMQKRFREECEVIESCMRANQSYWKESPVFSPYEQLLSSPGYPHSREATLEKPMSSSHWQARDQCGRGAGCESPIYEIRKHNYPRSRSFCFRF, encoded by the exons ATGGCGAGGCAACCGAGGGAGGAAACGGACTCCAAAGCACAGCTGGTGAGGGAGATCTGCTCCACCGGATCCATGTTCGCCGCCTGCATGCACCGCCGAAGGCCACCCGCATTCGTCGACTGGTATCTCGTTCTCGGA gtcgatgaggaggagaaggtggaCGCCATCCGCAAGCGCTACCGTCAACTTG CACTGCAGCTTCATCCCGACAAAAATAAGCATCCCAAGGCCGACGTTGCATTCAAGCTTGTGTCAGAG GCATATGAATGTCTTTCTGACAAAGCCAAAAGGAATGCCTTCAATTCCCAGAGGTGGAGCAACTTGTGCAAGGAATGCTACAGGAGATCTCGGAGCAAGGAGCATGTTCACAGGCAGAGATGCTGGCAGTCCACAGGACAAGCAAGTTCATATAAAGTGATGAACAACTTGAGACAGATGCAGAAGAGATTTAGAGAGGAATGTGAAGTGATAGAGAGTTGCATGAGAGCCAACCAATCATACTGGAAAGAGTCCCCAGTCTTCAGTCCATATGAACAACTGCTGTCATCCCCGGGCTATCCTCACTCCAGAGAAGCCACCCTGGAGAAGCCAATGAGCAGCAGCCATTGGCAAGCTCGAGACCAGTGTGGCAGAGGTGCAGGCTGTGAGTCCCCCATTTATGAGATCAGGAAACACAACTATCCAAGGAGTAGGAGCTTCTGCTTTAGGTTCTGA